TGGGGCTGTTCGGCATGGCCATGCGCCGCACATTCATAGGCATGCTCATTGCGTCCGAGCTTATCCTCTGCGGGGCATCGGTCAACTTTATGGCCTTTGGGCGGTTTTGCGCGCCAGACACGGCAACCGGGCAGATCGCGGCGCTGTTTGTCATGGCCATCGCAGCGGCGGAAGCGGTAATTGTGCTTTCCATCATCATTGCGGTGTACCGGCTGTACAGATCTGTTGAAACGGACGCTCCGTCAGACCTCAAAGGTTAAGGGGAACACATATGGATATTGTTGAATCCGTCAGACCCCTGGCCGCCATACTTACAGCGTTGATCGGCGCATGCCTGATAATGCTGACGGGGCGTTGGCCAAACGTGCGCGAAACAGTTTCGTTTGTAACAGCGGTGGTCATGTTCTGCATCATCGCTTCGATGATCGGTGATGTTGCACCCGCACCTATGGGGCTCAGTCACACGTTGCATCTTACGCTTTTTCCGATCCTGCCGGGGCTTTCGGTAAGCTTTCGGGCAGATGCGTTTTCCATGATATTTGCCCTTGTGGGCTCATTCTTGTGGATTATCACAGTTTTTTACGCGGCAGGGTACATGCGCGGCTTGAACGAGCATGCCCAGACGCGCTTCAGCGCCTGTTTTGCCCTGACGCTTTTTGGTGCCATGGGCGTGGCCTTTGCCGACAACCTGTTTACGCTCTACCTGTTCTATGAAGTGGTGAGCGTGTGTACCTACCCCCTTGTGGCCCACCATCAGGATGCCGAGGGCTATGACGGCGCGCGCAAGTATATTGTGTACCTGACCACCACGGCAAAAGGGCTGGTGCTGCCAGCCATGATCGTCATTTACGTGATCACGGGTAATCTGGACTTTGCCCACAACAGCCACACGGGCATTTTGTCTGCCGGGGCCAGCGATGCGCTGGCAACCGTGCTGTACGTCTGCTGCGTTCTGGGTTTTGCCAAGAACGGCATCATGCCGTTCCACCACTGGCTGCCGGGCGCGATGGTGGCTCCCACGCCTGTTTCGGCCCTGCTGCATGCGGTGGCGGTGGTCAAGGTGGGCGTGTTCTGCACCACGCGCGTCATGCTCTTTGTGTTTGGCACTGATTTGATGAAAAGCCTGAACCTCGGCGTGCCCACGGCCTACTTTGTTTCGTTCACCATTCTTGCGGCCTCCATCATTGCCCTGACCAAGGACAACCTCAAGGCGCGGCTGGCCTATTCAACCGTGAGCCAGCTTTCCTACATCGTGCTTGGCGTGGCGCTCCTGACCGTAGACGGGATACAGGGTGGCATAGTGCATATCGCCAACCACGCATTCTCAAAGATAACGCTCTTTTTCTGCGCGGGCGCGATCTATGTGGCAACGCACAAAAAGTGCATTTCTGAAATGAGCGGCCTTGGGCGCTCCATGCCTTTTACCTTTGCGGCCTTTGCCGTGGCCTCGCTTTCCATGATCGGCGCGCCGCCCGTGGCAGGGTTTGTGACCAAGTGGAAGCTGCTGGTGGGCGCTATGGAAATGCCCACGCATTCCATGGGCATATTGCTGGTGCTGCTGGCAAGTACGCTCCTGAACGTGGCCTACTTTGCGCCTGTGACCTACAAGGCATTTTTCGGCAAAAGGCCGGAAGGTGAAGAAACGGGCATTCGTGAAGCTCCGCTGAGCATGGTTGTGCCCATTCTCATAGCGGCTGGCGTTTCCGTGTTCATCGGCATTTACCCCGATGCCATCATGTCCTTCGTGAAGGTGGTGACAGGATGATAGTGAACATCATCGAATTTTTCCGCGCCCGGCTCAAGGCCACCATCCGTGTGTGTCTGGTAGTGCTGGCCGCGCTGGTGGTGTGGGACGCCCTGTTTGTTTCAAAAGAGCATGTGCACACCTTTGTGGAGCGTATACCCGGATTTTGGGCCGCGTTCGGCTTTGTCGCCTGCATTGTGATTATCATCGTTTCCAAGTGGTTCGGCCATTTGGGCATTATGACCCGCGAGGATTATTACGATGACTGAGCCATGGATTCACCCCTCCGCAGTTCTGTTGCTCGGCGCGGTAATTCTGCCGCTGCTGCCCAAGGCCCTGCGCCGGATATGTATTGTGCTTGTGCCGGTGCTGGCCTTTTGCGCCGTGCTGCTCATGCAGGGGCACAATGGCGTATATGGCGTGCTGCCCTTCATGAAATGGCAACTGATATTCGGCAAGGTCGATGCCCTGAGCATGGTCTTTGCCTACATCATGACCCTCATGTGCGTGATCGGCTCTATCTACGGCCTACATGTGGAAGAAGCTGCGCAGCATTCCGTCGCCTGGACCTATGTGGCGGGATCGCTGGGCGTCATCTTTTGCGGGGATTACCTGACGCTCTTCCTTTTTTGGGAGCTGATGGCCTTCTCCTCCGTATTCCTGGTGTGGTTCAGGCGGCGCAAGGAATCTCTGGCCTCTGGTTATCGCTATCTGCTGGTGCACACTGCGGGCGGTCTGCTGCTGCTGGCAGGGCTTGTGCTGCGCTATCGGGCCACGGGCGATCTCACCTTCGGCCCCATCGGCGTGGCTGATCCGCAGCTCTACACCTACCTGATCATGGCCGGATTTATCCTCAACGCGGCTGTGCCGCCCCTGCATGCATGGCTGCCCGATGCCTACGGCGAAGCCACGGTGACAGGCGCGGTGTTCATGTGCGCCTTTACCACCAAAACCGCCGTGTATGTGCTGGCGCGCAGCTTTGCGGGCATGGAAATTCTGGTGCCGCTTGGCGTGTGCATGGCCCTGTACGGCGTTGTGTACGCAGTGCTTGAAAACGACGCCCGCCGCCTGCTGGCCTACCACATCATCAGTCAGGTGGGGTACATGGTGGCCGCTGTGGGCATCGGTACGCCGCTGGCCATCAACGGCGCCTGCGCTCACGCTTTTGCCCACATTCTTTACAAGGGGCTGCTGTTCATGGGCTGCGGCTCGGTGCTGCACATGACGGGCGTGAGCAAGTTCACCCAGTTGGGCGGACTGTACAAAAAGATGCCCAAAACCTTTGTGTTCACGCTGGTGGGCGGGCTTTCCATCTCGGCCTTTCCGCTGTTCAGCGGCTTTGTGACCAAGGCCATGATCGTAGCCGCCGGATTTGAGGCGCACAATTACTGGGCGGGATTTCTGCTCACCCTGGCCTCTGCGGGCACCTTCCTGCACACGGGCCTGAAGGTTCCGTACTTCATCTGGTTCGGCAAAAACAACTGCTCCAAGGAAACATGGGAGCGCGCGGGCGATCCGCCGCTCAACATGCAGGCGGCCATGGCCGTGGCGGCGTTTTTGTGCATCTTTATCGGCTGCTACACGCCGTACCTGTACGACATGCTTCCCTTCCCCGATGTGGCGGCGCAGTACCACCCCTACAGCGCGGCGCATATTTCTGAAACCTTGCAGATACTGCTGTTTACGGCCCTGGGATTCTTTTTGCTGCTCAAAAAGCTCACGCCGGAGCCCACCATCAGTCTGGATATGGACTGGTTTTACCGCATGGGCGGCAGGCTGTTTTACTGGTTTGCGCGCAAGCCCGTGCAGTCTGTGGACAATACCGTGGGCGAGGCCTGGAACCGGCAGGGTATAGTGCCGCTCATGCGCACGGCGCGCTTTTGGTCATGGTTTGACTGGCACTGCATTGATACGGTGGTTGATGGCACGGCCCGCAGCGTGCGCGCTCTTGGCGGCGTGCTGCGGCAGGTGCAGAGCGGCAGCCTGCAAATAAACATTATTTCCATGGCCGCAGTGGTGGCCCTGGTGCTCACGCTGCTGGCTCTTGTCTGAGCCGGGGTGAAAGGAGATCGCCACAATGGATTTTCTGAGCATGAACACCTTGGGGTATCCCATCCTCAGCATCCTTGTTTTTCTGCCGCTGGCAGGGGCTGTCATTGTGCCTCTGCTTCCGGGAGAAAACGGGGTGCGGGTGTGGACGCTGCTGGTCACTCTGGCAAACGCCGTCATTTCACTGCCGCTGTTTACGCGGTTCAACCCCACATCCGCCCTGTACCAGTTTGCGGAGCACCACCAGTGGATTGCGAGCTTTAACGTCAACTACACCCTTGGCGTAGACGGCATTTCGCTGCTGCTGGTGATGATGACAACGCTCATCATGCCGCTGTGCGTGCTCGGCTCGTGGAAGTATATTCAGAAACGCGTAAAGGAATTCATGATCTGCCTGCTGGTGATGGAAACATCCATGCTCGGCGTGTTCATGGCGCTGGATCTGGTATTGTTCTATGTGCTGTGGGAAGCCATGCTTATTCCCATGTATTTGCTCATCGCCGTGTGGGGCGGGCCGCGCAAGAGCTACGCCTCCATCAAGTTCTTTCTGTACACCCTGGCAGGCTCGGTATTTCTGCTGGTGGCCATTGTGGCCCTGTACATCAATCAGGGTACGTTCAGCATTCCCGCGCTCATGGGACAGCAGTATTCCGAGCGCTTCCAGTTGTTGGTATTTCTGGCTTTTTTCATCGCTTTTGCCATCAAGGTGCCCATGTTTCCCTTCCACACATGGCTGCCTGCGGCCCATGTGGAAGCCCCGACAGCAGGCTCGGTGATTCTGGCCTCGGTGCTGCTTAAAATGGGTACATACGGATTTTTGCGCTTTTGCCTGCCCATCACGCCCGGCGCGGCTATCGGCCTGCTGCCTGCCTTGCAGTGGCTCTCGGTAGCGGGAATCCTTTACGGCGGCCTGACCGCCCTTGCGCAGCAGGACATGAAGAAGCTCATTGCCTACTCAAGCGTTGGGCACATGGGTTTTGTGACTCTGGGCATCTTTGCCCTGAACCAGCGTGGGCTTGAAGGCGCGCTGTTACAGATGATCAATCACGGCGTCACCACAGGGGCTTTGTTTCTCTGCGTGGGCATGGTGTACGAGCGTTCGCACAGCCGCGAGCTCTCGGATGCGGCGGGGCTTGGCAAGTTCATGCCCATCTATGTGACGTACCTGACGTTTTTCTCGCTGTCGTCGCTGGCCTTTCCCGGCACAAACAGTTTTGTGGGCGAGTTTCTTATTCTTGCCGGGGCATTTTTCAACAACAAGATCGTGGCTGTCTGCGCCATTCCCGGCGCAGTACTGGCGGCGGCATACATGCTGCGGATGTTGCAGCGGGTGATCTGGGGCGGCACCAATAATCCAGACCAGTCGCGCATGTACGATCTTGGCTGGCGCGAGGCTGTGACCCTGGCCCCGCTGCTGGTGTTTGTTTTCTGGATTGGGCTGGCTCCGGAACCGTTTTTGCGCGTCATGAGGCCCAGCCTTGACCATCTGCTGGCGCAGACCGGCTACCATGCCCCGAGCGCATTGGCCCTTGCTGAACTTATTGCGCGTTGATGAACCCCAAGCACAGACATAAGGCCTACGCATGAACGCACATCTTTTTGCACCGGAACTGGTTCTTCTTGCAGGGTGTCTGCTGGCATTTTGCATGACTCTGACGGAAGCCCGGACGCAAACCCTGCGCCTGCTGGTTCTTTGCGTTGGGGCAGCCTTTGCCGCCACATCTGTTCTTTGCCTTTTTGCCAAGGGAACCCTGTTTTACGGAGCCTACAGGGTAGACCTGTTTTCACAGCTGGTAAAATGCGTGATGTCCATCGGTTTCACCCTGATGCTGCTTTTTGGGGCGGACACCAAGGGGATTTCTGTGCGCATGCGCCCGGAGTATTATTTCTTTCTGCTTACAAGCCTGCTGGGCCTGACTCTGCTTTCAAGCAGTGTGGAGCTGATCACCCTGTTCATCGCCCTTGAACTGTCTTCGTATTCGCTCTATCTGCTGGTGCCCATGCGTACCCCCTCGGACAGCATGCGCGCGCCCATGGAAGCGGCCATCAAGTATCTGCTCTTTGGCGTGACGGCATCGGGCATCATGCTCTTTGGCATGAGCTGGATTTTTGGCATCGTGGGCAGCACCTATCTTGACCAGATATTGCCTGCCATAAGGGCAGCCGGGTCACATGCCGCCCCTCTGGTGGGCCTGCTGATGCTCTTTTGCGGTATGTTCTTCAAGCTGGCGGTGTTTCCCTTCCATTTCTGGGCGCCGGATGTGTACCAGGGCGCATCCAACGACACCACGGCCTTTATCGCCTCCATACCCAAGATTGTGGCCGTGGCCGTGCTGGCGCGGTTCTGCGCCATGGCATATCCCGGCGAGGGGCACGTGGCGCTGCTGCTGACCGGGCTTTCCATAGCGTCCATGTGCTACGGCAACCTCACGGCGTTGGTGCAGACAGACGTCAAGCGCATGCTTGGCTTTTCGGGCATTGCGCATGCCGGGTACATCCTCATGGGTATGGCGACCCTGCAAGGTTGGGGTATCGCCACGGCGCTCTATTATGCCACAGGCTATCTGTTTATGATGCTGGCGGCATTTCTGGTGCTGTGCGTGGTTTCGCCCGATGGGCGGAACCTGAGCATCAAGGATCTGAACGGCCTTTCGCGGCGCTCGCCCATGCTGGCCTTTGTGCTGGGCGTGAGCATGTTTGCACTGGCGGGCATTCCGCCCTTTGTGGGCTTTATGGGCAAGTTCATGCTGCTGACGGGCGCGTGGCGGGCTGGGCATACGGCCCTGGTTATCATTGCCGCCATCAACACAGCCATTGGCATCTACTACTATTTGCAGGTGGTGCGCGCCGTGTATACCGAGGCCGCGCAGCATGATGCGGAACCCATTGTGCCGCACGCTGGCGCGCGTATGGCGGGCATATGCCTTGTGGGGCTGGTTCTGGCTCTTGGCATTGCGCCTGAAAGCATGATCCGGCTGGCTACAGAAGCCGTGCTTGCCGCATGGTAGGCTGACAGATAAGCACGTAGCAGTGCAGAAAAACAAAAGTCAGTGCTGACCACAACGGTTGCACTGACTTTTGTTTTTCTGCTGCCCTACAAGAAAACGTGCCTGATTTTCGCGGCATCGTCGCGTTGCACTGTGCGGTGATAGCGAACCGCCGGATACCCAAAAAGCATTGCATAAAAAGGTGTTTCTGTATCCAGACCGAGAATAGGACGCAATTCTGGAGCGGCATCAACTGCAAATTTCAGGAATCCGCACCATGTTGTACCCAATCCGCTGCATTGGGCGAGCAATTCAAAATATGCCAGAGACAGAGAAATATCTTGCAGAGGTGTGCTTGCGGTCTCTGCCGCAGAGACAACAAGCAAGTGCGGCGCGCCTCTAAAAATTTCATCTACTCCCTGTTGCCGATAGGCTGCCACAGCCGCCGATAAAAAATCTGGCATCAACTCATGGCATTCCATTTTGTTCTCAATTGATTCAATCACCCTGATGCGTAGTTTTTGCATCACACTGTGGTCATCTACCACAGCAAACCTCAAGGTGCGATCATTACAGCCTGTTGGTGTATTTGCCAGCGTGGCGAGAAGATCATCAATCATTCTGGCTGGTACATTTTCCGTACTGTACTGGCGTACACTGCGCCGTCCCCGTAACAGTGTGTGCATCTGGATTGCAGCGGGTATTTTTTCTGCGCTCAGTTCAATGCTGTTTTCTGCCTTGAGGCCAAAGATGCTTACAGCCCCCGTCGGGCATACGGCCAGGCAATGCTGACATTCAAGGCAGTTTGCCTCCAGTATGGGCGAAACCCAAGGCAAACCGCCAGAGATGGAAATTATATGGCGAGGACAGTCGGTTATGCATGCATTGCACTGGACGCACTTTTGTGGATCAACTGTAAAATGTATCTCTTTCATGGCTATGTCCTTTGATGCGGCTACGCTGGCAGGATGTTGATATTTTGTATCAACCCGTGTTTGACAATGAATTCATAAGAAAATTTTTGCGGACTCCCTGGAAAATTTCCTTTTGTCAGCGTTATGACATTTGTGCTTTCGGCGGTAGAAGTTGCATCAATAACTGTTGTGCAAAGATCAAATTTTTCTTTTGAATCTGTAACAAAGTCTTTAATGGCATTTATTCCGCTGATTTCATTGTTTTCGGCCGGGTCAAAGAGCACAGCCGTGCTAGCCAGGCAACTGTCCAGTTTTTCAGTGTCGGCAGTGTTCATTATTTCCATAAATATTTCCACGGGTTTTGGCATGCTGGTATTCATATCAACCTCCATTATTTTGTTGAAATTTATGTCTAGCAGAGTAAACATGACAGCATTATGTCATGTTTTTTGGGCACAATGGAGGCCAGAGTGAAAATTGACCGTCTTTTGTCAATTGTGATGATTTTGCTGGAAAAGAAAAAAGTAAGCGCCTCAGAACTTGCCCAGACGTTTGAAGTATCTGTGCGAACCATTTATCGCGATGTTGATACAATAAATCAGGCGGGTTTGCCCGTGGTCACGTACCCTGGTGCAAAGGGGGGCATCGGCATTCTTGAAAGCTACAAGGCGGAAAAGCGTTTCTTCACGTCGCAGGATGTGACCATGATCCTGATGGGGCTGGGCAGTATTCGCACGTCTTATTCAAGTGCCGAGGTGGCAGGAGCAATTGCAAAAATCAAAGGGCTTGTTCCTGAGGCAGAGCGCAAGGCAATTGAATTGCAGGCAGGACAGGTATCAATTGATTTGACGCCCTGGAGCAACAATCATGCTGGTATGGCAGCGCTCGTGAAAATTCAGCAGGCCCTGAAGGATAATAGGCTATTGGAGTTTGATTATAATGACCGTAAAGGCCAGCGGAGCGCCCGCCGCGTAGAACCATACAAACTGATTCTTAAAAGAAGAAGCTGGTATCTTGGGGGATATTGCCTGATGCGTGAGGGCATGCGCCTTTTTAAAGTTTCACGTATGGCTGAAACAAAACTGTGCAAGGAATCGTTCTCTCCGCGATCTGTTACTACAGAAGATTTTATTGTTCGAAATTTTGACGATGCAGAATGCATGGATGGAATAATACGGATATCCGCAAGGGCCAGAGAGACAATTGTGGAACTGTTTGGTGATGCTGCGCTTGAGCAGGAGAATGAAAATACGTGGCTGGCCCGTATTCCATTAACTGACAATGATCAGGGGCACAGTTTTGTTGCCAGCCTTGGCAGCGATGCAGAAGTGCTCGCCCCTGAATGCATCAGGGAAAGCATGAAAGAGTATTTCAAAAAGGCCCTGAACATCTATTGTTAATGCAATCCTTTACCTGACCAGCCCATCCTTTATTTCAACGTTTTGTTATGGCGTTGGCTGCATCCGGCAGCAGGGCGAGGGCGTAACAGTTGCGCAGATCGGCAAGGTTGCGCTGCGGCACCCCGGCGCTCAGGAGCAGGGCTTCCCAGTTTTGCCTGATCGTCCCCTTTGTTTCTTCAACAATCATCTGCGCTTCATCGGGAGCAAGGCCAAAGTGCCGGGCCGCGCCCAGCACATTGCTCATGGCGGTGCTGCGACCTTTTGGCCCCACGCTCAGGTGCAAGGCCCGTGGGGCATCGTCCATCACAGGCTGCGGCACCACATCATACGCCGGAGAGAGCCGCCAGCCGGATCGGCCATTCTGGTCAGCCAGATGCAGAAAACCATGATTGCGTAAATGGTCATCGGAGTTGTTGCACAGGGCATTGAAGACCATGCGCTGGTACAGCTCGCGGATATCGCTGCGCGTGGCCTCGGCGCTGTAAAAATCCCGCCGCATGGCAGTGACAATGTCGGCGTAGGCGGCATGCGCCTCCGGCCCTGCCGCACCAATGAGGGTCATGGCCGAAACAAAGGGCAGGCGGTGCAGGGCGCCACTGCGAATCTGGCGGTCAAAACGCTCAACCAGAAGGATATCGCGGTTGCCCAGAACCGTAATCCGATTCGTTTCCGGCACGTTGATACCGCACTTTCCCGCAAGGAGCATATTGGCATGCTCTATGCGGCAGGTGGGCCAGGCTTCACGTTCCTTGCTGAATTTTGCAATCCAGAATTTGCCGTCCTGCTCAAACGAGGCCTTGGGCCTTGCCCCGCCGATGGAAGAACCGCGCACAAAAAAGCGTCTGTACTGCGGGGTGAGCTCGTCTGCCTGCTCCACATTGTCCGTAGCCAGCAGCATGCCCTGGAGGTCAAGTTCTGCGCCGGGGAGGCTCTGCGCCCAGGGCGGCACATCGGTAAAAGGGGCGGCATCGGGCGCGCTGC
Above is a window of Desulfovibrio desulfuricans DSM 642 DNA encoding:
- the nuoK gene encoding NADH-quinone oxidoreductase subunit NuoK — protein: MHYASLSQSLETYLVIGAVLFGLGLFGMAMRRTFIGMLIASELILCGASVNFMAFGRFCAPDTATGQIAALFVMAIAAAEAVIVLSIIIAVYRLYRSVETDAPSDLKG
- a CDS encoding monovalent cation/H+ antiporter subunit D family protein: MDIVESVRPLAAILTALIGACLIMLTGRWPNVRETVSFVTAVVMFCIIASMIGDVAPAPMGLSHTLHLTLFPILPGLSVSFRADAFSMIFALVGSFLWIITVFYAAGYMRGLNEHAQTRFSACFALTLFGAMGVAFADNLFTLYLFYEVVSVCTYPLVAHHQDAEGYDGARKYIVYLTTTAKGLVLPAMIVIYVITGNLDFAHNSHTGILSAGASDALATVLYVCCVLGFAKNGIMPFHHWLPGAMVAPTPVSALLHAVAVVKVGVFCTTRVMLFVFGTDLMKSLNLGVPTAYFVSFTILAASIIALTKDNLKARLAYSTVSQLSYIVLGVALLTVDGIQGGIVHIANHAFSKITLFFCAGAIYVATHKKCISEMSGLGRSMPFTFAAFAVASLSMIGAPPVAGFVTKWKLLVGAMEMPTHSMGILLVLLASTLLNVAYFAPVTYKAFFGKRPEGEETGIREAPLSMVVPILIAAGVSVFIGIYPDAIMSFVKVVTG
- a CDS encoding Na(+)/H(+) antiporter subunit D — its product is MTEPWIHPSAVLLLGAVILPLLPKALRRICIVLVPVLAFCAVLLMQGHNGVYGVLPFMKWQLIFGKVDALSMVFAYIMTLMCVIGSIYGLHVEEAAQHSVAWTYVAGSLGVIFCGDYLTLFLFWELMAFSSVFLVWFRRRKESLASGYRYLLVHTAGGLLLLAGLVLRYRATGDLTFGPIGVADPQLYTYLIMAGFILNAAVPPLHAWLPDAYGEATVTGAVFMCAFTTKTAVYVLARSFAGMEILVPLGVCMALYGVVYAVLENDARRLLAYHIISQVGYMVAAVGIGTPLAINGACAHAFAHILYKGLLFMGCGSVLHMTGVSKFTQLGGLYKKMPKTFVFTLVGGLSISAFPLFSGFVTKAMIVAAGFEAHNYWAGFLLTLASAGTFLHTGLKVPYFIWFGKNNCSKETWERAGDPPLNMQAAMAVAAFLCIFIGCYTPYLYDMLPFPDVAAQYHPYSAAHISETLQILLFTALGFFLLLKKLTPEPTISLDMDWFYRMGGRLFYWFARKPVQSVDNTVGEAWNRQGIVPLMRTARFWSWFDWHCIDTVVDGTARSVRALGGVLRQVQSGSLQINIISMAAVVALVLTLLALV
- a CDS encoding NADH-quinone oxidoreductase subunit M encodes the protein MDFLSMNTLGYPILSILVFLPLAGAVIVPLLPGENGVRVWTLLVTLANAVISLPLFTRFNPTSALYQFAEHHQWIASFNVNYTLGVDGISLLLVMMTTLIMPLCVLGSWKYIQKRVKEFMICLLVMETSMLGVFMALDLVLFYVLWEAMLIPMYLLIAVWGGPRKSYASIKFFLYTLAGSVFLLVAIVALYINQGTFSIPALMGQQYSERFQLLVFLAFFIAFAIKVPMFPFHTWLPAAHVEAPTAGSVILASVLLKMGTYGFLRFCLPITPGAAIGLLPALQWLSVAGILYGGLTALAQQDMKKLIAYSSVGHMGFVTLGIFALNQRGLEGALLQMINHGVTTGALFLCVGMVYERSHSRELSDAAGLGKFMPIYVTYLTFFSLSSLAFPGTNSFVGEFLILAGAFFNNKIVAVCAIPGAVLAAAYMLRMLQRVIWGGTNNPDQSRMYDLGWREAVTLAPLLVFVFWIGLAPEPFLRVMRPSLDHLLAQTGYHAPSALALAELIAR
- a CDS encoding NADH-quinone oxidoreductase subunit N, which gives rise to MNAHLFAPELVLLAGCLLAFCMTLTEARTQTLRLLVLCVGAAFAATSVLCLFAKGTLFYGAYRVDLFSQLVKCVMSIGFTLMLLFGADTKGISVRMRPEYYFFLLTSLLGLTLLSSSVELITLFIALELSSYSLYLLVPMRTPSDSMRAPMEAAIKYLLFGVTASGIMLFGMSWIFGIVGSTYLDQILPAIRAAGSHAAPLVGLLMLFCGMFFKLAVFPFHFWAPDVYQGASNDTTAFIASIPKIVAVAVLARFCAMAYPGEGHVALLLTGLSIASMCYGNLTALVQTDVKRMLGFSGIAHAGYILMGMATLQGWGIATALYYATGYLFMMLAAFLVLCVVSPDGRNLSIKDLNGLSRRSPMLAFVLGVSMFALAGIPPFVGFMGKFMLLTGAWRAGHTALVIIAAINTAIGIYYYLQVVRAVYTEAAQHDAEPIVPHAGARMAGICLVGLVLALGIAPESMIRLATEAVLAAW
- a CDS encoding nitroreductase family protein, giving the protein MKEIHFTVDPQKCVQCNACITDCPRHIISISGGLPWVSPILEANCLECQHCLAVCPTGAVSIFGLKAENSIELSAEKIPAAIQMHTLLRGRRSVRQYSTENVPARMIDDLLATLANTPTGCNDRTLRFAVVDDHSVMQKLRIRVIESIENKMECHELMPDFLSAAVAAYRQQGVDEIFRGAPHLLVVSAAETASTPLQDISLSLAYFELLAQCSGLGTTWCGFLKFAVDAAPELRPILGLDTETPFYAMLFGYPAVRYHRTVQRDDAAKIRHVFL
- a CDS encoding nuclear transport factor 2 family protein; its protein translation is MNTSMPKPVEIFMEIMNTADTEKLDSCLASTAVLFDPAENNEISGINAIKDFVTDSKEKFDLCTTVIDATSTAESTNVITLTKGNFPGSPQKFSYEFIVKHGLIQNINILPA
- a CDS encoding helix-turn-helix transcriptional regulator — encoded protein: MKIDRLLSIVMILLEKKKVSASELAQTFEVSVRTIYRDVDTINQAGLPVVTYPGAKGGIGILESYKAEKRFFTSQDVTMILMGLGSIRTSYSSAEVAGAIAKIKGLVPEAERKAIELQAGQVSIDLTPWSNNHAGMAALVKIQQALKDNRLLEFDYNDRKGQRSARRVEPYKLILKRRSWYLGGYCLMREGMRLFKVSRMAETKLCKESFSPRSVTTEDFIVRNFDDAECMDGIIRISARARETIVELFGDAALEQENENTWLARIPLTDNDQGHSFVASLGSDAEVLAPECIRESMKEYFKKALNIYC
- a CDS encoding type II toxin-antitoxin system HipA family toxin produces the protein MTTRVVYVHMHLRGSFVVAGRLRYVQDGRFSQCLFEYSNRYLGRPDAVAVDPVALPLQREHTYEGPLGGALFNGLRDACPDDWGRHVLDIAAEASGSHLGEFDYMLYAGPDRIGALGFSSAPDAAPFTDVPPWAQSLPGAELDLQGMLLATDNVEQADELTPQYRRFFVRGSSIGGARPKASFEQDGKFWIAKFSKEREAWPTCRIEHANMLLAGKCGINVPETNRITVLGNRDILLVERFDRQIRSGALHRLPFVSAMTLIGAAGPEAHAAYADIVTAMRRDFYSAEATRSDIRELYQRMVFNALCNNSDDHLRNHGFLHLADQNGRSGWRLSPAYDVVPQPVMDDAPRALHLSVGPKGRSTAMSNVLGAARHFGLAPDEAQMIVEETKGTIRQNWEALLLSAGVPQRNLADLRNCYALALLPDAANAITKR